TTTCGCAATGATCCCATGAACGAGGACCCGCGTTTTTTCCGCAATCGCATCCGCAATACGATCCTGCCGTTGTTCCTGGCGGAGAATCCTTCCTATCTTTCTCAGGTTGCAGGACTTTGGCTGCTTGCCCAGCTGGATGCCAGGCATTTTTCCATGGCGATGGACGCCGCCCCCGCACTCCCTGACCATGGCGGCACCAGTCTGCTGTTGCCGGCAACCGCATTGCGATCCGTGGATGCCGCCATCCGCCTGCGCTGCTGCAAGCGCGCCCTGGAGCGTCTGGCCCTGGGAGCGCCGCAGTTGGAAACCCTCCTCGCCCTGGAGGCGGCGTTCACCGCCGGCCGAATTGGCGCGGTATTCCATTTCCCTGGCCGGGTCACGGCCCGGGTGCTGTCCCAGGGCCTGCACTTTTCTGCGCCAGACGCCGCGGCCACCTCACCTTGAGAACGAATTCACATTGACAAGCTCCCCAATCCGGGTCTAAGTGTTCCACAATTTCCCGCCAAGGAGGAGAACGCGTGAATATCTTGATTTTCGGGCCCAACGGCAGCGGCAAAGGTACCCAGGGCAACCTTGTGAAGGACAAATACAGCCTGGCTCACATCGAGTCCGGCGGCATTTTCCGTGAACACATCGGCGGCGGTACCGAGCTTGGCAAGAAAGCCAAGGAATTCATCGATCGCGGCGACCTGGTGCCCGACGACATCACCATCCCCATGGTGCTGGAAACCCTGGAATCCAAGGGCAAGGACGGCTGGCTGCTGGACGGCTTCCCCCGCAACACCGTGCAGGCACAGAAGCTCTTTGAAGCCCTGCAGGAAAAGGGGATGAAGATCAACTTTGTGATCGAAATCCTCCTCCCGCGCGAAGTGGCCAAGAACCGCATCATGGGCCGCCGCATCTGCAAGAACAATCCCAATCATCCCAACAACATTTTCATTGAGGCCATCAAGCCCAACGGCGACGTGTGCCGTGTGTGCGGTGGTGCTCTTTCCGCCCGCGCCGACGACCAGGACGAAGGCGCCATCAACAAGCGCCACGACATCTACTACAACACCGTGGATGGCACCCTGGCCGCCGCCTACTACTACAAGAACATGGCTGCGAAGGAAGGCTTCGTCTACATCGAACTGGACGGCGAAGGCTCCATCGACTCCATCAAGGATACCTTGCTGGCCCAGCTCGCCTAGGCTTGCACAGGCATCCTGACAGGTCCATCGTCCCGCTGCTTGCATGCACGCCTCCTGCCTCGGCAGGGGGCGTGTTTTTATTTGCGCCAGAATTCCGGCACAAACAGGATGAACACCGTGTACAGCTCCAGACGTCCCAGGAGCATGCACCACGTCAGCAGCACCTTGGCTGCCGCCGGCAGATGGAAGAAGTTTTCCGCCGGTCCCACCGTACCGAGCCCGGGCCCGATGTTGCTGATGCAGGCCAGCGTGGCCGTGAAGCTGGTGACGATATCCAGATCCATGGCTGACAGAGCCAGTGACGTAGCGACATAGCAGAACAGGTACAGACCGAAGAACCCCCACACGCCGGACAGCACCTCGGGTGGCACATTGCGTCCGCCCAGTTTCACATGCCGCACTGCCCGCGGGTGCACCAGACGGATGAGCTCCATGGAGCAATGCTTGAGCATGAGCAGGATGCGCACCACCTTCATGCCGCCGCCCGTGGAACCGGCGCAGCCGCCCACAAACATCAGCAGCACCAGCAACATCTGCGAAAACGCCGGCCATTGCTCAAAATCCGCCGTCGCAAAACCTGTGGTGGTGATGATGGAGCTGACCTGAAACGCGCTCTGCGTCAACGCCTCCGCGGCATCATCGTAGTGGCGTCCCCAGATGTTCCAGGCAATGAGCACGGTGCTGCCCAGCACCACGGTGGCGTAAAACCGCAGTTCGCCATCCTTCCATATGTCCTTGGCGTGTCCGGACAGCAGCCGGTAATGCAAGGAAAAGTTCATGCCCGCCAGGAACATGAAGGCAGTGATGACCCAGTAGATATACGCGTTGTCGTAGGCCGCCACGGAACTGTTGCGGGTGGAAAAGCCGCCTGTGGCCATGGTGCCAAAGGTGTGACACAGGGAATCAAATAAACTCATGCCGCCCAGCAGCAGCAGCACGCATTCCAGGGCAGACATGCCCACATAGACCTTCCACAGGATGGCCGCCGTGTCCTTGATGCGCGGCTTGAGCTTGTCTGGCGTGGGGCCGGGGGCCTCGGCCTTGTACAGCTGCATCCCCCCCACCCCCAAAAACGGCAGGATGGCCAGGGACAGCACAATGATGCCCATGCCCCCCAGCCAATGCGTCAGGCTGCGCCACAGCAGCAGGCTTTCGGGCACGGCCTCGATATCCGTCAGGATGGAAGCTCCGGTGGTGGTGAAGCCGGAGACGGACTCGAAGACCGCATCCGTGACGGTGCCGCACACGCCGCCGAACAGATACGGCAACGCGCCGCACACCCCCGCCGCCACCCATCCCAGGCTGACGATGGCCATGCCATCGCGGTGCCCCAGGGGCGAATCCTGGCTGCTGCGACGAAATCCAAGCAGCAGTGCGCCGCCGCAGAGCAGCGTCGTCAGCATGGCTTGCAGCATGGGCAGGGCCCCGGCATCCCCGCGCATCAATCCCCACAGCAGCGGAAACGCCATGGAGAATCCCACGCAGCAGACAATGGCCCCCACCACAAACAGGGTTCTGCCCAGGCGCATTTATGCCGCTCCGGTGGTGGCGGAAAGGGCCTGCTCCACTTTGGGCATGGCCGTGCGCAGGGCGATGAGGATGACGCGATCCTGGGGCTGCAATCGGGTTTCTCCACCGGGCAGCAGCACCTCGTCCCCCCGCAGAATGCACAAGATAAGCGCCCCGCTGGGGAAATCCAGATCCTTCAATGGAATGCCCACCAGCTGCGAGCTCTCCTGGACCACGGCCTCCAGGGCCTCGGCCTGGTCGCCCTTGATGGAGACGGAGCTCAGAATCTTGCCGCGCCGCACGTAGCGCAGGATGGAATTCACCGCAGAGAGCCGGGGGCTGAAGCTGTGCTCAATGCCAATGGCCCGCAACAGTGGCAGGTAGGCGGTTTTGTTGATGCGGGTGATGGTCTTGCCCGCGCCCATGGACTTGGCCAGCAGCGAGGAAAGGATGTTCGTTTCTTCATCCCCGGTGACGGACACCACCAGATCCATGCCCGAGGCGTTTTCCTCGGCCAGCAGTTCCTGGTCGGTACCGTCGCCGTGCAGCACGATGGCGCGGTTGAGCCGTTCGGCCAGCACCTCACAGCGGGCGGGGTCCTTCTCCACCAGCTTCACGTGATAGCCTTTGTCCTCAAAACGGGCGGTCAGGCGCAGGCCCGTGGAGCCGCCGCCGATGACCAGCACATCCTTGACCGTGCGCTGGGCCGCACCGAACGCCCGGCTCACGGCGGCCAAATCCTGTTCCTGGCAGACGAAATAGACGAGGTCGTCTGGCTGGATGGAATCCTTGCCCGTGGGGATGATCACCCGTTCGCCGCGCACCAGGGCCGCGATGATGAAGCGCAACTCGCCCATGCGCGAACGCAGTTGCGGCAGCCGCACTCCCGTGAGAGGCCCCTGCCCCACCCGCATGCCCACCATCTTGACCCGGCCTGCCGCGAACTCCATGAACTCCAGGGCTCCGGGCACGGCGATCATGTGCTCAATGCTCTTGATAACCTCCACCTCAGGGTTGATGATGGTGGAGATGTTCAGAAGCTCGCTGGAGAAGGCATCGCGGTAGAGGGTGTATTCCTCGTTGCGCAGGCGGGCCAGCTTGAGGGCCTTGGGTGAAAGCAGGTTGGCAAAAAAACAGGCAATGAGGTTGATCTCATCGGAGTCGGTCACGGCGAGAACGATGCTCGCGTCGTGGATGCCGGCCTCGTCCAGCACGCGGGGGCTGGAGCCCGAGCCCTGGATGGTCTGCACATCGGCAATGTCAGTCAGACGCCTGAGAGCGTCCGCCCGCACGTCGATAACCACCACCTGCTTATCCTCCTGGGACAAGCGGCGCGCAATATGATAGCCAACCTCCCCTGCGCCCACAATAATGATGCGCATGGGTTCGGTCGCGGCTTTTTTGGTAAAAAATCCCATGCCGGAAGGTGTACCGCAAGCCGCCTGGCAAATCCAGCCCGCCAGGGCCACCTTGCACGCACGGGACAGCAAAAGACATCCGCAGCCAGGAACCCGGCCACGGATGCCCTACGTTGTGTACCGCCCCGCGCGCAATGGCGCGTGGTGCGCTGTCTGCCTGGCGGCTTCGGACGCCTTACGCGTCTTCCCCGGCAGCAGAAAGGCCGTTGACGGCCACCTGCAAGCGGGAGATACGCCGGGAGGCGTTGCGCCAGTGGATCACTTTTTTGGTGGCTGCCTTGTCCAGCACGGCCGTGGCATTCTTCAAAGCCAGGCTGGCGGCATCCATGTTCTTGTCGTCAACCGCCAAGCGCACAGCCTTGACGACGTTTTTGATACGGGTCTTCATGGCGCGGTTGCGCAAACGGGCCTTCAAGCTCTGCCGGTGGCGCTTAAGCGCCGAATCGTGATTGGCCATGCGTCGAACCTCCACAGGGACGCTTGGATGGATGTCGGAAGAAGGGGTAAATAGACAGAATGCCGTTCCGAGTCAAGCAAAAAATGCCTTGCGTGCAATAAATCCTCATCCCCGCTTGGTTTTGGCTTTGGACGGCGCCTTGCTCACTGCCTGAGCCGAGGGTGAAGGATTCCCGGTACGCAGCGCCCTGTTACGGCTGCGCTGGGCAGCGCGGGCTTCCGTCATCTTGCGGGCCGAGGCCTCGGCCTCGCGGAAAATCTTTTCCTTGCGCTTGTCGAAGACCAGCGCCGTGCGCACTGCGGAAAGCGCCAGGGAAAGAAAGGCCAGGATGACGAACAGGCCCCCCTGCAGTTCCAGCTGCTGCCGGAATGTCATATCCTCGGCCCAGCCAAGGCCGATGCTGCTGCCGTAGAATCCAAGCAGCGGCAGCGCCAGCAGGGAAAACAGCATGCTGGCCAGACCAAGCCACAAGAAGCCGCGGAACATGAGAATCACGAACAGCGTGGAATCCCGTACAATCTTGAGTGTCTTGAGCCGGTCTTCGAGGTTGGCGATCTTGGTGTCCACCGTATCCACCAAGTCGGCTGCCTTGCGGAACGTTTCCGCCATCTGGAAATGCTGCGAGTGGGACCAGTTGATGCTCTTGACGCAGAAATTGAATTCCTTGTTGAACTCCAGCAGCAGCTTGGGGAAAGGGAACCAGCTTGACTCGCGCTGCACCACCTTGAGACGGTCCAGGTAGTTGGTGAACCGCTTCTTGATGCGCCGGCCCTCCTCCTCCACCTGCATCATCATCTCCTTGCCCAGCAGGGCGCGTTGCTGGGCAAGACGGGCATACGCCACGTAGTTTTCCACCTGCGTCAGCTTCATCATCTCGGTCATGCGCCCGGACATCTCCGTGTGGAACGGATGCCCTTCGGGAAACCACTTGCCCAGATCGTTGCGCAGCGCCTCGGCAAGGCTGCGCTCTTCCTCGGCACGCGCCTGGGCCTGGAGCCACAATCCGGAGAGGGCCGCGAGCATCTGCATGTGCCCGCGCTCCAGCTCCGGATCCAGCAACGCGTAGTTAAAGTAGTTCGGGTTGCGCATGATGAGATTCTGGAACAGCCCGAAAGCCTGTTCCGCAAAACCCATCTTCACCTGGCACACGCCCTGGCGATACAAGGCATCCAGCCAGCGGGGGGACACCTGCATCGCCCGCTTGTAATAATTGGAGGCCTGCTGCAGCTTGCTCTGGATTTCCAGCACCCGGCCTTGCAAAAAAATCACAGAACTCTGCTGCAACGGCGTGGTGGCCAGCTTTTCCACTTCGGCAAACACCTGCATGGCCCGCAACAGATCGTTGCGCTCCAGGGCTGCATAGCCACGCAGCACGGTGCAGGGAAAACTGCGCGGGTTCCGGAACAGCTCCTTGGTGATGAGCCGTTCCAGATTGACCAAATCCCCCTGCTGCAACAACTGCAGCCCCTCCCAGCTGGCCTCATTGGCCTTGGGGCCCATCTGGTGCAGTCCCCTGGGATATTCCCGACCAAAGGCCCGCCACACCGCAGCCTGCATCCTGAACTGAAACAGGGAGCCGATTTCAAACATGGCCCGCACCAGCTGGGCAGGCACGCGATCCTCCCGCAACAGGGTAGGCAGCGAGTCCGGATTGGCGGCCAACAACCCGTCCACTTCTTGCAACCCGCTCTCAAAGGCGGGAAAATTGAGCAGCGCCAGCCGTTCCCACACTTCGGCGTCCAGTTCGTCCAGTTGACGGCTGGGGCATTCCTGCAGGGGGTGACTGCGCTGGCCGCAATAAAAACAGTGGCCGTGCGGCCCCACCACCAGCCGCGCAGGCAGTTCCACCCGCAGTTCCGTATCCTGGCTGCGTTCCCCGCTTTCCAGGGAGACGTTGCACCAGTCCGCCAGGGAGCCCTCGTCCACCTTGAAGCGCACATCGTTGATGCGAAACCCTTCCCCGAGCAGCAGGGCCGCGCGGTACGACATGTGCGGGAAATCCGGCGCCAGCTGATCCCAGTCCAGGAGCACTTTTTTGTGCAGGTCTGTATTGAAATTCAGACCTTTTTTCTCCACAATACCCTGCACGCACGGCCAGTACGGCCCGCCCTCAAGCTTTACCTGCTCCACAAGAAGCAGGAATTCCTTGCACCACTGTCGCAACTCCCGTAAGTTGCTCAAGGGAAGCATCACAAAAAAATTGTGGGTAATATACTGCAGCTTAAGGCGTTTGGTCAGGGGCTCCACCCTGTGGAAAAACTCCCGCCAGCCGGATTGGAACGACTTGTCGATGGCGCTTCCCAGCGGCTTGAGCACCATATACCAGCCCAGGGAGGTGGTGTAAGGCAGCCGCGGATCAGCCCCGAAGCGCTTCCACAACTGCAGCGCCAGGCCGGGGGTTTTGGGAATATCCGTAAAGGTGAGGCCGGGGATGGACTTGGCGGCCTCCACGCTTTTGGGATGCACGAGCACGGTGAATTCGTCCACCGGCGGGGCCTGCTGCTGGGTCAGGGAGCTTTCCAGGCTCAGGGTGATTTCCAGCTTGAAGCCCACAGGCAGGTTGGCGGGCATCACCTGCACGAACACGGGCAGCGGGTTGAGCCGGGCCCAGATTTCCAGGCGGGCCAGCGCCAGGAAGACATCTGTGGTGAAAAAGAACCACAGGGACTGATGCCGCTCGGACGCCATGTGGATACCGCCGTAGTCCAGAAATGTCTGGGACAAGGCGGCCGACTGCTCTCCGAGCCAGGAAATCCACACCGCATGCCCGTAGCCGGACATGCGACTGTTTGCCATGGTCGGCAGTTTTTTAAGGAGATCTGCAATCTGCTCGCGTTCCATCATCGCCTCGGAAGCGGTGCATTGGCACGCGCAACACCTTCACCTCTCGCCAGCAGGAGAAGCATCATGGACATCACCAAAACCATTGAAGCACTCAAGGCCACTCCAGGGTTTGCCGACAATGTCGGCATGATTCTCGTGCACAACGGCGTCGTGCGCGGCTGGTCCCGCAAGGAGCCCGGCAGCGTGGCCGTGGTGGATATTGCCGCCGACCGCGAGCGCATGGAACTGCTGCGGCAGGAAATCGAGCAACGGCCCGGGATTTTCCGCGTCATCGTGGAATGCCACGACGGCGCACTGACCCCCGGCGACGACGTGCTCTACCTCATCGTGGCTGGCGACATCCGCGAGCATGTCATCCCAGCCATGGCCGAGCTGCTGGACCGCGTCAAGGCCGAAGCAGTCTCCAAGAAAGAAAACATGCAGCCTGCGGCCAGCTAATCGCACTTCGTGCCACACCCTCCGGGGGCGAGGACGTCAAGATGACGGCTCCCCCCGGAGAACTAGCAAAAACCGCGCCTTGCGCCATTCCCATTGCCGTCTGACCGCAGGCTGCATCCGGAAATGAATTACACTTCCTCAGGAGGAGGGGCGACTTCCTCGCCTTCCAGGCACTCCACATCATCCTCTGGCGCCTCGGCACTGTGCCGTTTGCATTGTTGCTGCTGATGCAGTTGCACCCGCTGTTCCTCGCTGATGAACTCGTCAAAATAGCCGGGATCTTCTTCTGGTCGAATAGTCATGAGCGGCCTCCCTGGCACGCGCCGTTACGC
This sequence is a window from Megalodesulfovibrio gigas DSM 1382 = ATCC 19364. Protein-coding genes within it:
- a CDS encoding TrkH family potassium uptake protein translates to MRLGRTLFVVGAIVCCVGFSMAFPLLWGLMRGDAGALPMLQAMLTTLLCGGALLLGFRRSSQDSPLGHRDGMAIVSLGWVAAGVCGALPYLFGGVCGTVTDAVFESVSGFTTTGASILTDIEAVPESLLLWRSLTHWLGGMGIIVLSLAILPFLGVGGMQLYKAEAPGPTPDKLKPRIKDTAAILWKVYVGMSALECVLLLLGGMSLFDSLCHTFGTMATGGFSTRNSSVAAYDNAYIYWVITAFMFLAGMNFSLHYRLLSGHAKDIWKDGELRFYATVVLGSTVLIAWNIWGRHYDDAAEALTQSAFQVSSIITTTGFATADFEQWPAFSQMLLVLLMFVGGCAGSTGGGMKVVRILLMLKHCSMELIRLVHPRAVRHVKLGGRNVPPEVLSGVWGFFGLYLFCYVATSLALSAMDLDIVTSFTATLACISNIGPGLGTVGPAENFFHLPAAAKVLLTWCMLLGRLELYTVFILFVPEFWRK
- a CDS encoding adenylate kinase, with translation MNILIFGPNGSGKGTQGNLVKDKYSLAHIESGGIFREHIGGGTELGKKAKEFIDRGDLVPDDITIPMVLETLESKGKDGWLLDGFPRNTVQAQKLFEALQEKGMKINFVIEILLPREVAKNRIMGRRICKNNPNHPNNIFIEAIKPNGDVCRVCGGALSARADDQDEGAINKRHDIYYNTVDGTLAAAYYYKNMAAKEGFVYIELDGEGSIDSIKDTLLAQLA
- the rpsT gene encoding 30S ribosomal protein S20 codes for the protein MANHDSALKRHRQSLKARLRNRAMKTRIKNVVKAVRLAVDDKNMDAASLALKNATAVLDKAATKKVIHWRNASRRISRLQVAVNGLSAAGEDA
- the trkA gene encoding Trk system potassium transporter TrkA, which gives rise to MRIIIVGAGEVGYHIARRLSQEDKQVVVIDVRADALRRLTDIADVQTIQGSGSSPRVLDEAGIHDASIVLAVTDSDEINLIACFFANLLSPKALKLARLRNEEYTLYRDAFSSELLNISTIINPEVEVIKSIEHMIAVPGALEFMEFAAGRVKMVGMRVGQGPLTGVRLPQLRSRMGELRFIIAALVRGERVIIPTGKDSIQPDDLVYFVCQEQDLAAVSRAFGAAQRTVKDVLVIGGGSTGLRLTARFEDKGYHVKLVEKDPARCEVLAERLNRAIVLHGDGTDQELLAEENASGMDLVVSVTGDEETNILSSLLAKSMGAGKTITRINKTAYLPLLRAIGIEHSFSPRLSAVNSILRYVRRGKILSSVSIKGDQAEALEAVVQESSQLVGIPLKDLDFPSGALILCILRGDEVLLPGGETRLQPQDRVILIALRTAMPKVEQALSATTGAA
- a CDS encoding tetratricopeptide repeat protein yields the protein MANSRMSGYGHAVWISWLGEQSAALSQTFLDYGGIHMASERHQSLWFFFTTDVFLALARLEIWARLNPLPVFVQVMPANLPVGFKLEITLSLESSLTQQQAPPVDEFTVLVHPKSVEAAKSIPGLTFTDIPKTPGLALQLWKRFGADPRLPYTTSLGWYMVLKPLGSAIDKSFQSGWREFFHRVEPLTKRLKLQYITHNFFVMLPLSNLRELRQWCKEFLLLVEQVKLEGGPYWPCVQGIVEKKGLNFNTDLHKKVLLDWDQLAPDFPHMSYRAALLLGEGFRINDVRFKVDEGSLADWCNVSLESGERSQDTELRVELPARLVVGPHGHCFYCGQRSHPLQECPSRQLDELDAEVWERLALLNFPAFESGLQEVDGLLAANPDSLPTLLREDRVPAQLVRAMFEIGSLFQFRMQAAVWRAFGREYPRGLHQMGPKANEASWEGLQLLQQGDLVNLERLITKELFRNPRSFPCTVLRGYAALERNDLLRAMQVFAEVEKLATTPLQQSSVIFLQGRVLEIQSKLQQASNYYKRAMQVSPRWLDALYRQGVCQVKMGFAEQAFGLFQNLIMRNPNYFNYALLDPELERGHMQMLAALSGLWLQAQARAEEERSLAEALRNDLGKWFPEGHPFHTEMSGRMTEMMKLTQVENYVAYARLAQQRALLGKEMMMQVEEEGRRIKKRFTNYLDRLKVVQRESSWFPFPKLLLEFNKEFNFCVKSINWSHSQHFQMAETFRKAADLVDTVDTKIANLEDRLKTLKIVRDSTLFVILMFRGFLWLGLASMLFSLLALPLLGFYGSSIGLGWAEDMTFRQQLELQGGLFVILAFLSLALSAVRTALVFDKRKEKIFREAEASARKMTEARAAQRSRNRALRTGNPSPSAQAVSKAPSKAKTKRG
- a CDS encoding molybdenum cofactor biosynthesis protein MoaE, which gives rise to MDITKTIEALKATPGFADNVGMILVHNGVVRGWSRKEPGSVAVVDIAADRERMELLRQEIEQRPGIFRVIVECHDGALTPGDDVLYLIVAGDIREHVIPAMAELLDRVKAEAVSKKENMQPAAS